The following proteins come from a genomic window of Acidimicrobiales bacterium:
- a CDS encoding cytochrome P450 yields MAIDGLDLISSAHYGNAGPPHAQWRELRSQPLTHFDPPGYEPFWAVTRHADITEISSRPEDFCNGGGIVLLTEEQAYRRDNPEIPMLMKTIIEMDPPDHRIFRKVASGYFTPRGIERLDEIVTESARTVIDSLGAEGEADFVEKITQQHPLRVLSTILGIEPDQEQQLLELTTQLFGGDDPDLQREGESRDKANLALFMDFFTMFNTIIQDRRANPRDDLATMLATATLENGEPLGDIETLGYYLIIFNAGHDTTRHSLTGAIQAFLENPGELQRLKDDPSLMKTAVEEVVRFAAPVNYMKRTATRDLVYEGHEITKGDMFALFYASANRDAAVFDDPDRFDVGRSPNRHLGFGWAEHYCLGAHLARASIKALLEELAARMESMEPAGSADYVASSFVVGPKHLPVRYRISSS; encoded by the coding sequence ATGGCCATCGACGGACTCGACCTCATCTCGTCGGCGCACTACGGAAACGCCGGTCCGCCGCACGCCCAATGGCGCGAGCTGCGCAGCCAACCGCTCACCCACTTCGACCCGCCGGGCTACGAACCGTTCTGGGCCGTCACCCGCCATGCGGACATCACCGAGATCTCGAGCCGCCCCGAGGACTTCTGCAACGGCGGCGGCATCGTCCTGCTCACCGAGGAGCAGGCCTACCGCCGGGACAATCCCGAGATCCCGATGCTGATGAAGACCATCATCGAGATGGACCCGCCCGACCATCGGATTTTCCGCAAAGTGGCCAGCGGCTACTTCACGCCTCGCGGCATCGAACGGCTCGACGAGATCGTGACCGAGTCGGCCAGGACGGTGATCGACTCGCTCGGTGCCGAGGGCGAGGCCGACTTCGTCGAGAAGATCACCCAGCAACATCCGCTCCGGGTGCTGTCGACGATCCTGGGCATCGAACCGGATCAGGAGCAACAGCTGCTCGAGCTCACGACTCAGCTCTTCGGCGGCGACGATCCCGACCTCCAGCGCGAAGGCGAGAGCCGGGACAAGGCCAACCTGGCCTTGTTCATGGACTTCTTCACGATGTTCAACACGATCATCCAGGACCGGCGGGCCAACCCCCGCGACGACCTCGCCACCATGCTGGCCACCGCCACGCTGGAGAACGGCGAGCCGCTGGGCGACATCGAAACGCTCGGCTACTACCTGATCATCTTCAACGCCGGCCACGACACCACCCGCCATTCGCTCACCGGTGCGATCCAGGCGTTCCTCGAGAACCCGGGCGAACTCCAGCGGCTGAAGGACGACCCCAGCCTGATGAAGACGGCGGTCGAGGAGGTCGTGCGTTTCGCGGCACCGGTGAACTACATGAAACGCACCGCCACCCGCGACCTCGTCTACGAAGGTCACGAGATCACGAAGGGCGACATGTTCGCCCTCTTCTACGCCTCGGCCAATCGCGACGCCGCGGTGTTCGACGACCCCGACCGATTCGACGTCGGTCGCTCCCCCAATCGCCATCTCGGCTTCGGGTGGGCCGAGCACTACTGCCTCGGCGCCCACCTTGCCCGCGCCTCGATCAAGGCGCTGCTCGAGGAACTCGCGGCGAGAATGGAGTCGATGGAACCCGCCGGGTCGGCCGACTATGTCGCCTCGAGTTTCGTGGTCGGCCCGAAGCATCTCCCGGTGCGCTACCGGATCTCGAGTTCGTGA
- a CDS encoding NAD-dependent epimerase/dehydratase family protein gives MKVLVMGGTNFNGLALVHELVRQGHDVTVLNRGRSEADIPDSVHRLVGDRSEPDTIRAALAGTEWDVIQDVTAYHPDDVALMIELFRDRVGHYIFASSTVTYAATDLLPITEDHPDDRTDAQNEYGLHKLLCEDLLWAARRDHGLPATSVPFSMVFGPHNMISAREQAMFRRLVEGRPILMPGDGTTLLQVGHVDDQARALEQMMGNTATIGRRYNLTGNEYVTRNGYVAGLAAAAGVTSPDVRHIAPDAMDQLWNGEVLVDLGDNNGMSLAVRSRGSGNPTVNRSAGRQRFQLSQLVQHLAPNIHHWNRSTVFSIDRLRHDVGWEPQHTFASMADDTFRWWHDTGLADRPHDWSFEDNILAAI, from the coding sequence ATGAAGGTTCTCGTGATGGGTGGCACCAACTTCAACGGACTCGCCCTCGTGCACGAACTCGTGCGCCAGGGCCACGACGTCACCGTGCTCAACCGGGGCAGGAGTGAGGCCGACATCCCCGACTCGGTGCACCGACTCGTGGGCGATCGCAGCGAGCCCGACACGATCCGGGCCGCCCTCGCCGGCACCGAGTGGGATGTGATCCAGGACGTCACCGCGTATCACCCCGACGATGTCGCCCTGATGATCGAACTGTTCCGCGACCGGGTCGGTCACTACATCTTCGCCAGTTCCACCGTCACCTACGCGGCCACCGACCTCCTTCCGATCACCGAGGACCACCCCGACGATCGCACCGATGCCCAGAACGAATACGGCCTCCACAAGCTGCTGTGCGAGGACCTGTTGTGGGCTGCCCGCCGCGACCATGGCTTGCCGGCGACGAGCGTGCCGTTCTCGATGGTCTTCGGGCCTCACAACATGATCTCGGCCCGCGAGCAGGCGATGTTCCGGCGTCTCGTCGAGGGCCGCCCCATCCTGATGCCCGGCGACGGCACCACCCTGCTCCAGGTCGGCCATGTCGACGACCAGGCCCGGGCCCTCGAACAGATGATGGGCAACACCGCCACAATTGGGCGCCGCTACAACCTCACCGGCAATGAGTACGTCACCCGCAACGGCTACGTCGCCGGCCTGGCTGCGGCCGCCGGGGTGACATCGCCCGACGTCCGCCACATCGCACCCGACGCCATGGACCAGTTGTGGAACGGTGAGGTGCTCGTCGATCTCGGTGACAACAACGGCATGAGCCTGGCGGTGCGATCGCGCGGAAGCGGCAACCCGACCGTGAACCGTTCGGCCGGGAGACAGCGTTTCCAACTGAGTCAGTTGGTGCAACACCTGGCGCCGAACATCCATCACTGGAACCGGTCGACGGTGTTCTCGATCGACCGACTCCGCCACGACGTGGGCTGGGAACCGCAACACACGTTCGCGTCGATGGCCGACGACACCTTCCGCTGGTGGCACGACACGGGCCTGGCCGATCGACCCCACGACTGGTCGTTCGAGGACAACATCCTCGCGGCCATCTGA
- a CDS encoding GNAT family N-acetyltransferase encodes MEFSIREMTVDDAPAVAEVHVRSWLATYDGLLDADLLASLGVAERTTMWTSVLSSPNDGVRLLVERGGEAVGFLAGGSSSPSDPDAAEVFSIYLDPSVWRRGLGSTLLDAGVDGLRADGPKPVVLWVMDGNDAACRFYEARGWRFDGARKDEQVGAALVPHLRYRLAP; translated from the coding sequence GTGGAGTTTTCGATTCGTGAGATGACGGTGGACGACGCGCCGGCCGTCGCCGAAGTCCATGTCCGTTCGTGGCTCGCGACCTACGACGGGCTGCTCGACGCGGACTTGCTCGCGTCGCTCGGCGTGGCCGAACGGACCACGATGTGGACGTCGGTGTTGTCGTCCCCGAACGATGGTGTGCGGCTGCTGGTCGAGCGTGGTGGGGAAGCGGTCGGGTTCCTCGCCGGCGGGTCGAGCTCGCCGAGCGACCCGGACGCGGCCGAGGTGTTCTCGATCTACCTCGACCCGTCGGTCTGGCGACGCGGGCTGGGCTCGACCCTGCTCGACGCCGGCGTCGACGGGTTGCGAGCCGACGGACCGAAACCCGTCGTGCTCTGGGTCATGGACGGCAACGACGCGGCCTGCCGGTTCTACGAGGCCCGAGGCTGGCGCTTCGACGGCGCCCGCAAGGATGAGCAGGTCGGTGCCGCACTCGTGCCGCATCTTCGCTACCGCCTCGCACCGTGA
- a CDS encoding amidohydrolase family protein, with protein MTALDPDLFLPDPEPSEVKYTVISVDDHVVEPPHLFETYMQPELRARGPQLVENEHGHQLWEFDGNRYVQMGMNAVAGRRPDSVKIEPFRFEHMRPGCYDIEARIEDMDLGGVWAMLNFPSQITGFCGSVFARASDPAVGLDAVRAWNDWLFAEWYEPHPQRVIPGGITYLGDAAEAAAEIHRNAARGFTSVTLPERPHAIGLPNLWDRDFWDPIIQACVDTDTVISLHVGSSGLHEIPKGGPSLQLGATMFGQLSLGACAEWLWSEYPLRHPSLKIAMSEGGIGWVAMLIDRLDNIVDRSGYGLGWDVRPADVLRRNFWFCTIDDPSTIRTRDVIGVENICVETDYPHGDSTWPDTQRVIDEVWGDLPAHELRMMCSENAAKLYRHPLPDVVLPIG; from the coding sequence GTGACCGCGCTCGATCCCGATCTGTTCCTGCCCGACCCCGAACCGTCCGAGGTGAAGTACACCGTCATCTCCGTCGACGACCATGTCGTCGAACCGCCGCACCTGTTCGAGACCTACATGCAGCCGGAGCTGCGAGCGCGGGGCCCGCAGCTCGTCGAGAACGAGCACGGTCATCAGCTGTGGGAGTTCGACGGCAACCGCTATGTCCAGATGGGAATGAACGCGGTGGCCGGGCGGCGGCCCGACTCGGTGAAGATCGAACCGTTCCGTTTCGAGCACATGCGTCCGGGTTGCTACGACATCGAGGCCCGCATCGAGGACATGGACCTCGGCGGCGTGTGGGCGATGCTCAACTTCCCGAGCCAGATCACCGGCTTCTGCGGCTCGGTCTTCGCTCGGGCGTCGGACCCGGCGGTGGGGCTCGACGCGGTCCGGGCATGGAACGACTGGCTGTTCGCCGAGTGGTACGAGCCCCACCCTCAACGCGTGATCCCCGGCGGCATCACCTATCTCGGCGACGCCGCCGAGGCGGCAGCCGAGATCCATCGCAACGCGGCCCGCGGCTTCACGTCGGTCACCCTCCCCGAGCGACCCCACGCGATCGGCCTCCCCAACCTGTGGGACCGCGACTTCTGGGATCCGATCATCCAGGCCTGCGTCGACACCGACACGGTCATCTCGCTCCATGTCGGGTCGTCGGGGCTCCACGAGATTCCGAAGGGCGGGCCGTCGCTCCAGCTCGGCGCCACCATGTTCGGCCAGCTCTCGCTGGGCGCCTGCGCCGAATGGTTGTGGTCGGAGTATCCGCTGCGGCACCCGTCGCTGAAGATCGCGATGAGCGAGGGCGGCATCGGTTGGGTGGCGATGCTGATCGACCGCCTCGACAACATCGTCGATCGCAGCGGCTACGGGCTCGGCTGGGATGTGCGGCCCGCCGATGTGCTGCGCCGCAACTTCTGGTTCTGCACCATCGACGATCCGTCCACCATCCGCACCCGCGACGTGATCGGCGTGGAGAACATCTGCGTGGAGACCGACTACCCCCACGGCGACAGCACCTGGCCCGACACCCAGCGCGTGATCGACGAGGTGTGGGGCGACCTGCCCGCCCACGAGCTGCGCATGATGTGCAGCGAGAATGCCGCGAAGCTCTACCGCCACCCGCTGCCCGACGTCGTTCTCCCGATCGGCTGA
- a CDS encoding DUF202 domain-containing protein: MGALSKPERRWSKVVDPGLQQERTALAWERTAIAIMVSGVLLARYAAQSSHWSTALIGLAQTMAGGGLLVWAGVHYAELRGPLLEGTAVVHPVATRVIGLGTVAFSAAALGFAVLEITLR, from the coding sequence GTGGGGGCACTGTCGAAACCCGAGCGACGCTGGAGCAAGGTCGTCGACCCCGGGCTGCAGCAGGAACGAACCGCGCTCGCCTGGGAACGCACTGCCATCGCGATCATGGTCTCCGGCGTGCTCCTGGCTCGCTACGCGGCCCAGTCGTCGCACTGGTCGACGGCGCTGATCGGCCTGGCCCAGACCATGGCCGGCGGGGGTCTGCTCGTGTGGGCCGGCGTGCACTATGCCGAACTGCGCGGTCCACTGCTCGAAGGCACTGCAGTCGTCCATCCCGTGGCCACCCGGGTGATCGGGCTCGGCACCGTGGCCTTCAGTGCGGCGGCCCTCGGCTTCGCCGTTCTCGAGATCACCCTCCGCTGA
- a CDS encoding DUF202 domain-containing protein yields MARRPDWIDPRSVGDEPDYRFTLANERTFLAWIRTSLALAAGGLGAISLIEDLYGQEWIGLALLALSFITAASAYRRWSLNERSMRLGESLPVSRLPAIIAIGTALLGVGAAILFIVAGD; encoded by the coding sequence ATGGCCCGCCGACCCGATTGGATCGACCCGCGCTCGGTCGGCGACGAACCCGACTATCGGTTCACGCTGGCCAACGAGCGCACGTTCCTCGCGTGGATCCGCACGTCGCTGGCCCTCGCCGCGGGTGGCCTCGGGGCGATCAGCCTCATCGAGGACCTCTACGGCCAGGAGTGGATCGGGCTGGCCCTTCTGGCCCTCAGCTTCATCACTGCCGCGTCGGCCTACCGGCGTTGGTCGCTCAACGAGCGCTCGATGCGCCTGGGCGAGTCGCTCCCGGTGTCGCGGCTCCCCGCGATCATCGCCATCGGCACGGCCTTGCTCGGTGTGGGCGCCGCGATCCTGTTCATCGTCGCCGGCGACTGA
- a CDS encoding zinc-binding dehydrogenase, whose translation MRDTDGMQGLILEGTTEDSVRLSDDVSLANPDLAPRQVRVEIKAAGVCGSDLSCVHGKYYMPTPLVPGHEAAGVVVEVGNAVTYCQVGDHVILSTFSNCGHCPDCEGGNPGNCSNSPLGGLSQPYAEGDQALYNFAGIGAFVQQTIVSENQCIPIPKEMPLTAAALIGCGVITGTGAVFNRAHVQIGDTCVVIGAGGVGLNVIQAAKLCGASQIIAVDRVPEKQAYATDFGATDFILAEEGVDVIEEVKKMTGGGVNHAFEVVGSTQLLADCLQMTRPGGNICAVGVPDLTATVTYGFQTLHQNKNLMGIRAGGARPRKDFPMLADLYLKGKLKLDELISHTAGLDGLQGAFDSIKEGKEARTILLPNG comes from the coding sequence GTGCGCGACACTGACGGCATGCAGGGACTCATTCTCGAAGGAACCACCGAAGACAGCGTTCGTCTCTCCGACGACGTCTCGCTCGCCAACCCCGACCTCGCCCCGCGCCAGGTCCGGGTCGAGATCAAGGCCGCCGGCGTGTGCGGTTCCGATCTCAGTTGCGTGCACGGCAAGTACTACATGCCGACCCCGCTGGTCCCCGGTCACGAGGCGGCCGGCGTGGTGGTCGAGGTGGGCAACGCCGTCACCTATTGCCAGGTCGGCGACCACGTCATCCTGTCGACGTTCTCGAACTGCGGTCATTGCCCCGACTGCGAGGGCGGCAACCCCGGCAACTGCAGCAACTCACCGCTCGGCGGTCTCTCGCAGCCCTACGCAGAGGGTGATCAGGCGCTCTACAACTTCGCCGGTATCGGCGCCTTCGTGCAGCAGACCATCGTCAGCGAGAACCAGTGCATCCCGATCCCGAAGGAGATGCCGCTCACCGCGGCGGCCCTCATCGGTTGCGGTGTCATCACCGGCACCGGTGCGGTGTTCAACCGGGCCCACGTGCAGATCGGCGACACCTGTGTGGTGATCGGTGCCGGCGGTGTGGGTCTCAACGTCATCCAGGCCGCCAAGCTCTGCGGCGCCTCGCAGATCATCGCCGTCGATCGGGTGCCCGAGAAGCAGGCCTACGCGACCGACTTCGGCGCCACCGACTTCATCCTCGCCGAGGAGGGCGTCGACGTGATCGAAGAGGTGAAGAAGATGACCGGCGGCGGTGTGAACCATGCGTTCGAGGTCGTCGGCTCCACGCAGCTCCTGGCGGACTGTCTCCAGATGACGCGCCCGGGCGGCAACATCTGTGCCGTGGGTGTCCCCGACCTCACTGCCACCGTCACCTACGGCTTCCAGACGCTCCACCAGAACAAGAACCTGATGGGCATCCGGGCCGGCGGCGCCCGCCCTCGCAAGGACTTCCCGATGCTCGCCGATCTCTACCTCAAGGGGAAGCTGAAGCTCGACGAGCTCATCAGCCACACTGCGGGCCTCGACGGACTCCAGGGCGCCTTCGATTCCATCAAGGAAGGCAAGGAAGCCCGCACGATCCTCCTGCCCAACGGCTGA
- a CDS encoding carboxymuconolactone decarboxylase family protein: protein MSNPKFDEGMAARRRVLGDEYVDRAFAGLDSFNQEFQETVTEYCWGGVWGRSTLTDKQRSLNNLCILSALNRSHEFKTHFRAAIGNGCTLDELRDTLLQVSVYAGVPAGVEAFRLAREVLDDLGIVPEPFTEGESA, encoded by the coding sequence GTGAGCAATCCGAAGTTCGATGAGGGGATGGCCGCCCGGCGCCGGGTCCTCGGCGACGAGTACGTCGACCGGGCCTTCGCCGGTCTCGACTCGTTCAACCAGGAGTTCCAGGAGACGGTCACCGAGTACTGCTGGGGCGGCGTGTGGGGACGGTCGACGCTCACCGACAAGCAGCGCAGCCTCAACAATCTGTGCATCCTCTCGGCGCTGAACCGCTCGCACGAGTTCAAGACCCATTTCCGGGCGGCCATCGGCAACGGCTGCACACTCGACGAGTTGCGCGACACGCTCCTGCAGGTCTCGGTCTACGCCGGCGTGCCCGCCGGGGTCGAAGCGTTCCGACTCGCCCGCGAGGTGCTCGACGATCTCGGCATCGTGCCCGAACCCTTCACCGAAGGGGAGTCCGCATGA
- a CDS encoding ABC transporter ATP-binding protein, translating into MSEDDGAGVDPGAPAVELRGVDKIFNEGSANAVEALRGIDLTVQQGEFISLIGPSGCGKSTLLRVIADLLAPTHGTARVFGKAASQARLDQDHAMAFQKAGLFDWRTVRANIELPLELKGWSKSKRRERSEQMLELVKLSEFGTHYPAQLSGGMQQRVAIARCLTFAPKLLLMDEPFGALDEMTREHMQAELLRIYRELDTTIVFVTHSVPEAAFLSSRVVVMSPRPGRIHTMIDVDLGERNDETRNDPTFFEKTREVREALRSVEQVAN; encoded by the coding sequence ATGAGCGAGGACGATGGCGCCGGGGTCGACCCCGGCGCACCTGCGGTCGAACTCCGAGGGGTCGACAAGATCTTCAACGAGGGCTCGGCCAACGCGGTCGAGGCGTTGCGGGGCATCGACCTCACGGTCCAGCAGGGCGAGTTCATCTCGCTGATCGGCCCGTCGGGTTGCGGCAAGTCCACCCTGCTGCGCGTGATCGCCGATCTGCTGGCCCCCACCCACGGCACCGCCCGGGTCTTCGGCAAGGCCGCGTCGCAGGCCCGACTCGACCAGGACCACGCGATGGCGTTCCAGAAGGCGGGCCTCTTCGACTGGCGCACCGTGCGCGCCAACATCGAGTTGCCGCTCGAGCTCAAGGGGTGGTCGAAGTCGAAGCGTCGCGAGCGCAGCGAGCAGATGCTGGAGCTCGTCAAGCTGAGCGAGTTCGGCACCCACTACCCGGCGCAGCTGTCGGGTGGCATGCAGCAGCGCGTCGCCATCGCCCGCTGCCTCACGTTCGCACCGAAGTTGCTCCTCATGGACGAGCCGTTCGGCGCGCTCGACGAGATGACCCGTGAGCACATGCAGGCCGAGCTGTTGCGGATCTATCGCGAGCTCGACACCACGATCGTGTTCGTCACCCACTCGGTGCCCGAGGCAGCGTTCCTGTCGTCGAGGGTCGTCGTCATGTCGCCGCGACCGGGCCGCATCCACACGATGATCGACGTCGACCTCGGCGAGCGCAACGACGAGACCCGCAACGATCCGACCTTCTTCGAGAAGACCCGTGAGGTGCGAGAGGCACTCCGCTCGGTGGAGCAGGTCGCCAACTGA
- a CDS encoding nitrilase family protein — MTTTRIACIQTEPVLGEVASNLADQATACAEAIANGADLLILPECSTTGWAFRSPEQARSVAEPVPDGTACAQWMALAREHDVHVVAGLVELAGERDGGALYNTAVLIGPDGLIGSYRKAHTWALEKTFYEPGDLGVPVFETPLGRIGIHICYDCWFPESFRLMAAQGADLICAPSNWVPVPTQRDDLPAMANLLCMTAAHSNVVYVAAAGRVGADDDQPFIGQSIIVDHTGWPLAGPASAEQPEIIYADVDLIGSRADRRGNPFNQPLRDRRTDVYAEMLGSDQAPGDY, encoded by the coding sequence ATGACCACGACCCGCATCGCGTGCATCCAGACCGAGCCGGTGCTCGGCGAGGTCGCGTCGAACCTCGCCGACCAGGCAACGGCCTGCGCCGAGGCGATCGCCAATGGCGCCGACCTGCTCATCCTTCCCGAGTGCTCGACGACCGGCTGGGCGTTCCGCAGTCCCGAACAGGCCCGCTCGGTGGCCGAACCCGTACCCGACGGCACCGCGTGCGCCCAGTGGATGGCGCTGGCCCGGGAGCACGACGTGCACGTCGTCGCCGGATTGGTGGAACTCGCCGGGGAACGCGACGGCGGCGCCCTCTACAACACCGCCGTGCTCATCGGACCCGACGGCCTCATCGGTTCCTACCGCAAGGCCCACACGTGGGCGCTCGAGAAGACGTTCTACGAACCCGGCGATCTCGGCGTGCCCGTGTTCGAGACACCGCTCGGCCGGATCGGCATTCACATCTGCTACGACTGCTGGTTCCCCGAGTCGTTCCGGCTCATGGCCGCCCAGGGCGCCGACCTCATCTGTGCGCCGTCGAACTGGGTGCCGGTGCCGACCCAGCGTGACGACCTCCCGGCGATGGCCAACCTGCTCTGCATGACCGCCGCCCACTCCAACGTGGTCTACGTCGCCGCGGCCGGTCGGGTCGGTGCCGACGACGACCAGCCCTTCATCGGCCAGAGCATCATCGTGGACCACACCGGTTGGCCGCTCGCCGGGCCGGCCAGCGCCGAGCAGCCCGAGATCATCTACGCCGACGTCGACCTCATCGGTTCGCGCGCCGACCGGCGGGGCAACCCGTTCAATCAGCCGCTGCGGGATCGCCGCACCGACGTCTACGCCGAGATGCTCGGTTCCGACCAAGCTCCAGGCGACTACTGA
- a CDS encoding IclR family transcriptional regulator: MSDAVLARRAASLLRLVASSAEPIGLSDLARTSAIPKATCVRILRALVDEQLIEIEPDTRRYRVSFSLIALMADRVHADGSFDLLAAEVGRLSEVTSETAGVDILVGSEVAVVLQVEGPLLISQTRTQVPRRLPLLTTSTGKAFLAWHTDPAFVDAQLDTVDQTDRIRLLDDFARSRDRGYSLAWEELHPGAAAIAAPVQIDGHVVCTVWIGGPSFRLTPEQIPILGVHVVDAADRLSTLLRTGRASLADLAMTPTA, encoded by the coding sequence ATGAGCGACGCCGTGCTGGCGCGACGGGCCGCGTCGCTGTTGCGCCTGGTCGCGTCCAGCGCCGAGCCGATCGGCCTCAGCGATCTGGCTCGGACATCGGCGATCCCGAAGGCCACGTGCGTGCGCATCCTGCGGGCACTCGTCGACGAGCAACTGATCGAGATCGAGCCCGACACCCGGCGCTACCGGGTGTCGTTCTCGTTGATCGCGCTGATGGCCGACCGCGTGCACGCCGACGGATCATTCGATCTCCTGGCCGCCGAGGTCGGCCGGTTGAGCGAGGTCACCAGCGAAACGGCGGGTGTCGACATTCTCGTCGGCAGCGAGGTGGCCGTGGTGCTCCAGGTCGAGGGACCGCTGCTGATCAGCCAGACCCGCACCCAGGTGCCCCGGCGACTCCCACTGCTCACCACCTCGACCGGCAAGGCCTTCCTCGCATGGCACACCGATCCCGCGTTCGTCGACGCCCAACTCGACACCGTCGACCAGACCGATCGCATCCGCCTGCTCGACGACTTCGCCCGCAGTCGGGATCGTGGCTATTCGCTCGCGTGGGAGGAACTCCACCCCGGTGCCGCCGCGATCGCCGCCCCCGTCCAGATCGACGGCCATGTCGTGTGCACGGTCTGGATCGGCGGGCCGAGTTTCCGCCTCACCCCCGAACAGATCCCGATTCTGGGGGTACACGTGGTCGACGCCGCCGACCGACTCTCCACCCTGCTGCGCACTGGTCGCGCCTCGCTGGCCGATCTTGCGATGACCCCAACTGCCTGA
- a CDS encoding aminotransferase class III-fold pyridoxal phosphate-dependent enzyme yields the protein MTDVDTSRDDAARALQRDRDHVLTSWSTQSAVDPLLIAGGVGAWFWTHDGTRFLDFQSQLVNMNLGHQHPRLVESIRRQAEKVCYVAPNMANDARSELAAQLAEISPGDLTATYFTTGGAAAVESAIKLARHVTGRSKVVARNRSYHGGTMGTITVGGDPRRWDAEPGVPGVVRILDPYTYRCPAGHPDPCPVCTGAPHLEEILGYENPETVAAVVLETVTGTNGIIYPPDGYLAAVREVCTKHGIMLILDEVMVGFGRTGTWFACDNYDVVPDILVFAKGVNSGYVPLGGMIVSAQIREWLEDNRFSIGQTYAGHPLACAVGVESIKVFQEEDILARTVAAGELVSARLAEITTRHRCVGDVRGMGLFHGVELVRDRDTREPLVPFGAKGAAAAPMASIMRGAQERGLFLACYNNIIRLAPPLVTSHEDLELGLGILDELLDLVDDEIA from the coding sequence ATGACCGACGTGGACACCAGCCGGGACGATGCGGCTCGAGCGCTGCAACGTGATCGAGACCATGTGCTCACGTCGTGGTCGACACAATCGGCGGTCGATCCGCTCCTGATCGCTGGGGGCGTGGGCGCCTGGTTCTGGACCCACGACGGGACGCGGTTCCTCGACTTCCAATCACAGCTCGTCAACATGAACCTCGGCCATCAGCACCCGCGGTTGGTCGAGTCGATCCGGCGCCAGGCCGAGAAGGTCTGCTACGTCGCCCCCAACATGGCCAACGACGCCCGGAGCGAACTGGCCGCCCAGCTGGCCGAGATCAGCCCCGGCGATCTGACCGCCACGTACTTCACGACCGGCGGGGCGGCCGCGGTCGAGAGTGCGATCAAGCTGGCTCGCCACGTGACGGGGCGCAGCAAGGTCGTCGCCCGCAACCGGTCCTACCACGGCGGCACGATGGGCACGATCACGGTTGGCGGCGATCCTCGACGTTGGGACGCCGAGCCGGGCGTGCCGGGCGTGGTCCGCATTCTCGACCCCTACACCTACCGATGCCCGGCCGGTCATCCCGACCCGTGTCCGGTCTGCACCGGCGCGCCGCATCTCGAGGAGATCCTCGGCTACGAGAATCCCGAGACCGTCGCCGCTGTGGTGCTCGAGACCGTCACCGGCACCAACGGCATCATCTATCCGCCCGACGGCTATCTCGCCGCCGTACGTGAGGTCTGCACGAAACACGGCATCATGCTGATCCTCGACGAGGTGATGGTCGGGTTCGGGCGCACCGGTACCTGGTTCGCGTGCGACAACTACGACGTCGTGCCCGACATCCTGGTGTTCGCCAAGGGTGTCAACTCCGGCTACGTGCCCCTCGGCGGGATGATCGTCAGCGCCCAGATCAGGGAGTGGCTGGAGGACAACCGGTTCTCGATCGGGCAGACCTACGCCGGGCATCCCCTCGCCTGCGCGGTCGGTGTCGAGTCGATCAAGGTGTTCCAGGAAGAGGACATCCTGGCCCGCACCGTCGCGGCCGGCGAACTCGTGTCGGCCCGCCTCGCCGAGATCACCACGCGCCACCGATGCGTCGGCGACGTGCGCGGCATGGGGCTCTTCCACGGCGTGGAGCTGGTGCGTGATCGCGACACCAGGGAGCCGCTCGTGCCGTTCGGCGCGAAGGGGGCCGCAGCCGCGCCGATGGCGTCGATCATGCGCGGCGCGCAGGAACGAGGGCTCTTCCTGGCCTGCTACAACAACATCATCCGGCTCGCCCCGCCGCTCGTCACCAGCCACGAGGACCTCGAGCTCGGGCTCGGGATCCTCGACGAGCTCCTCGACCTGGTCGACGACGAGATCGCCTGA